One window of the Rhizorhabdus dicambivorans genome contains the following:
- a CDS encoding acyltransferase family protein yields MTRMLPPDAPAWRMAQPPLLPVSQAIAIARLICILGIVWVHGWTGLAGDEMAALAGSGQDLLRWTVIELFGRSAVPLLSIVSGWLVAHSLAKRGARRFLSAKARTVLVPMLLWNAIALVLVVGAGTLGLIRAPLLGDARWIADNMLDLTRAGDINVQTNFLRDLFLCMLAAPLLARLRSRWLLLIGGLAAVWVVGAWQLYLLLRPGILLFFVTGILARRHDLAERLGTLAAWRAALPFALVVPLKIWLSVHGGGAASHHVMLAAAVDLATRAAAALLVWRTTMGLARWPVASRLLRLERYAFFLFCSHLLFMWLLAPAIGHFTGPMGGAGWPIFFLVQPLLALGFAMLLAQAIEAISPGTADLLSGGRLGRDQAASPAARPLAHAHWKL; encoded by the coding sequence ATGACGCGCATGCTCCCTCCCGACGCGCCGGCATGGCGCATGGCACAGCCGCCGCTCCTCCCGGTTTCGCAGGCGATCGCTATCGCCCGCCTCATCTGCATCCTCGGCATCGTCTGGGTTCATGGCTGGACCGGGCTGGCCGGTGACGAGATGGCGGCGCTGGCGGGATCGGGCCAGGACCTGCTGCGCTGGACGGTGATCGAGCTGTTTGGGCGAAGCGCGGTCCCGCTGCTCAGCATCGTATCGGGTTGGCTGGTCGCCCATTCGCTGGCGAAGCGCGGGGCAAGGCGGTTCCTCTCGGCCAAGGCGCGAACGGTGCTGGTGCCGATGCTGCTGTGGAATGCGATCGCGCTGGTGCTGGTGGTCGGCGCCGGGACGCTCGGCCTGATCCGCGCCCCGCTTCTCGGTGACGCGCGCTGGATCGCGGACAATATGCTGGATCTCACTCGCGCGGGCGACATCAACGTCCAGACCAATTTCCTGCGCGACCTGTTCCTCTGCATGTTGGCCGCACCGCTGCTGGCGCGTTTGCGCTCGCGCTGGTTGCTGCTGATCGGGGGGCTTGCGGCGGTCTGGGTAGTCGGCGCGTGGCAGCTCTATCTGCTGTTGCGGCCTGGCATATTGCTGTTCTTCGTCACCGGCATCCTGGCGCGGCGGCACGATCTTGCAGAACGGCTCGGCACACTGGCGGCATGGCGGGCGGCGTTGCCCTTCGCGCTGGTCGTTCCGCTCAAGATCTGGCTGTCGGTCCACGGCGGGGGCGCCGCTTCCCATCACGTCATGCTGGCGGCGGCGGTCGATCTGGCCACCCGCGCGGCGGCGGCGCTGCTCGTCTGGCGGACGACGATGGGGCTGGCGCGCTGGCCGGTGGCAAGCCGGCTGCTCAGGCTGGAGCGCTATGCCTTCTTCCTGTTCTGCAGCCATCTGCTTTTCATGTGGCTGCTGGCCCCCGCGATCGGCCATTTCACCGGGCCGATGGGTGGCGCCGGCTGGCCGATCTTCTTCCTTGTCCAGCCGCTGCTGGCGCTCGGCTTCGCGATGCTGCTCGCGCAGGCGATCGAGGCGATCTCACCCGGCACGGCCGATCTCCTTAGCGGTGGCCGGCTGGGCAGGGATCAGGCGGCTTCGCCCGCCGCCCGTCCGCTCGCCCACGCCCATTGGAAATTATAG
- a CDS encoding DEAD/DEAH box helicase codes for MPFSSLPRPVAEAITERGYTEPTPVQAQVIAAEAHDRDLLVSAQTGSGKTVAYGLAIAETLLQGAEALPRPGEPLALIIAPTRELALQVQRELQWLYAKLGARVASCVGGMNVRVEQRALSYGCHIVVGTPGRLKDHLERGTLQPGSLRAVILDEADEMLDLGFREDLEEILDLTPPERRTLLFSATMPKPIAMMAKRYQRDALRIETTSAREAHADIDYRAMAVAPADIQNAVVNVLRFHEAKGAMVFCATRENVRRLSATLTERGFSAVTLSGELSQNERNHALQALRDRRARVCIATDVAARGIDLPGLELVIHAELPINPETLQHRSGRTGRAGKKGTCVLITPYQRRRHAERLLRAANVNATWEPVPTPDAIYARDQERLMESLSVGEVAEEDLEVARKLLETMSAEQIAAAFVRTQRQSLPAPEELIDASPMARGDREQATREQGPRPGFEDTVWFRMNIGRGQNADPRWLLPLLCRRGHITKRDVGAIRIFQTETRFEIPRTIANKFVDALKRTSGEDDGVIIEPAGDAPTPPVGQLRDRRGPPPRTQLRPNYERGPGEPGGAPRGPSRGPGGPGGPKRYGAKPFNKGGRKPGA; via the coding sequence ATGCCCTTTTCTTCTCTGCCGCGGCCGGTGGCCGAGGCAATCACCGAGCGTGGCTATACCGAGCCCACCCCCGTACAGGCGCAGGTGATCGCCGCCGAAGCCCATGACCGCGATCTGCTGGTCTCCGCCCAGACCGGTTCCGGCAAGACCGTCGCCTATGGCCTCGCCATCGCCGAGACGCTGCTCCAGGGCGCGGAAGCCCTGCCGCGACCGGGCGAGCCACTCGCCCTGATCATCGCGCCTACCCGCGAACTGGCGCTGCAGGTCCAGCGCGAACTGCAATGGCTCTACGCCAAGCTGGGCGCCCGCGTCGCCAGCTGCGTCGGCGGCATGAACGTGCGGGTCGAGCAGCGCGCGCTGTCCTATGGCTGCCACATCGTGGTGGGCACGCCGGGCCGGCTCAAGGATCACCTGGAGCGCGGTACGCTCCAGCCCGGATCGCTGCGCGCGGTGATCCTCGACGAGGCTGACGAGATGCTCGACCTCGGCTTCCGCGAGGACCTCGAGGAAATCCTCGACTTGACCCCGCCCGAGCGGCGCACGCTGCTGTTCTCGGCGACGATGCCCAAGCCAATCGCTATGATGGCCAAGCGCTACCAGCGCGATGCGCTGCGCATCGAAACGACCAGCGCGCGCGAAGCCCATGCCGATATCGACTATCGCGCGATGGCGGTCGCCCCGGCCGACATCCAGAACGCCGTCGTCAATGTGCTGCGCTTCCACGAAGCGAAGGGCGCGATGGTGTTCTGCGCGACCCGCGAGAATGTCCGCCGCCTGTCGGCCACCCTGACCGAGCGCGGCTTCTCCGCCGTCACCCTGTCGGGCGAGCTGAGCCAGAACGAGCGCAATCACGCCCTCCAGGCCCTGCGCGACCGCCGCGCCCGCGTCTGCATCGCCACCGACGTCGCCGCACGCGGCATCGACCTTCCCGGGCTCGAACTGGTCATCCATGCCGAGCTGCCGATCAACCCGGAGACGCTTCAGCATCGCTCGGGCCGCACCGGCCGGGCAGGCAAGAAGGGCACCTGCGTGCTCATCACCCCCTATCAGCGCCGCCGCCATGCCGAGCGGCTGCTGCGCGCGGCCAATGTCAACGCGACCTGGGAGCCGGTGCCGACGCCCGACGCCATCTATGCGCGCGACCAGGAACGGCTGATGGAAAGCCTGTCGGTCGGCGAGGTTGCCGAAGAGGATCTGGAGGTAGCCCGCAAACTGCTGGAGACGATGAGCGCCGAACAGATCGCCGCCGCCTTCGTGCGTACCCAGCGCCAGAGCCTCCCCGCCCCGGAAGAACTGATCGACGCCTCCCCCATGGCCCGTGGAGACCGCGAGCAGGCCACTCGCGAACAGGGCCCGCGCCCAGGCTTCGAGGACACCGTCTGGTTCCGGATGAACATCGGCCGGGGCCAGAATGCCGATCCACGCTGGCTGCTGCCGCTGCTGTGCCGGCGCGGCCACATCACCAAGCGTGACGTCGGCGCGATCCGCATCTTCCAGACCGAGACCCGCTTCGAGATTCCGCGCACGATCGCCAACAAGTTCGTCGACGCGCTCAAGCGCACCTCGGGCGAAGACGACGGGGTGATCATCGAACCGGCCGGCGACGCGCCGACCCCGCCGGTCGGCCAGCTCCGCGACCGCCGCGGCCCGCCGCCGCGCACGCAGCTGCGGCCGAACTACGAGCGCGGTCCGGGTGAGCCGGGCGGCGCGCCACGTGGCCCGTCACGGGGCCCGGGCGGCCCCGGCGGCCCTAAGCGCTACGGCGCGAAGCCGTTCAACAAGGGCGGGCGGAAACCGGGCGCCTGA
- a CDS encoding BaiN/RdsA family NAD(P)/FAD-dependent oxidoreductase codes for MKDFPIFDLIIIGAGAAGMMCALTAGQRGRKVLLLDHLDRAGAKILISGGGRCNFTNVEGDKAERYLSANPHFARSALGRYAPQDFIDLVEAHGIAWHEKTLGQLFCDGSAKQIVAMLEEECAKGGVETKLLTRITAISKPDENFRVETPGATHAASSLVIATGGPSIPKMGATGFAYDVARQFGLKVVEPRPALVPLTLGQDDRLFESLSGVSLDVVASLGKARFREAALFTHRGLSGPAILQISSYWRHGDTIALDLLPGTDARSILPEAKRVRPNAEPRTILREHFPDRLADVLADRLGLSGPLHEHRDATLAEAGARLNRWTLTPNGSEGFAKAEVTIGGVSTDGLDQRSLMARKVPGLHFIGEGVDVTGWLGGYNFQWAWASGRAAGEAA; via the coding sequence ATGAAAGACTTCCCCATTTTTGACCTGATCATCATCGGCGCCGGTGCCGCCGGGATGATGTGCGCGCTCACCGCCGGGCAGCGGGGGCGCAAGGTGCTGCTACTGGACCATCTCGACCGGGCGGGCGCCAAGATCCTGATCTCGGGCGGGGGGCGCTGCAACTTCACCAATGTCGAGGGCGACAAGGCCGAACGCTATCTGTCGGCCAACCCGCATTTCGCACGATCGGCGCTGGGCCGCTATGCCCCGCAGGACTTCATCGACCTGGTCGAGGCGCATGGCATCGCCTGGCATGAGAAGACGCTGGGCCAGCTGTTCTGCGACGGATCGGCGAAGCAGATCGTCGCGATGCTGGAGGAGGAATGTGCGAAGGGCGGGGTCGAGACGAAGCTGCTGACCCGCATCACCGCCATATCGAAGCCCGACGAGAATTTCCGCGTGGAGACTCCAGGGGCAACCCACGCCGCGTCATCGCTGGTGATCGCGACCGGCGGCCCTTCCATCCCGAAGATGGGGGCGACCGGCTTCGCCTATGACGTCGCACGCCAGTTCGGGCTCAAGGTGGTCGAACCGCGTCCGGCGCTGGTGCCGCTGACGCTGGGCCAGGACGACCGGCTGTTCGAGAGCCTGTCGGGCGTCTCGCTCGATGTCGTCGCCTCGCTCGGCAAGGCCCGGTTCCGCGAGGCGGCGCTGTTCACGCATCGCGGCCTGTCCGGCCCCGCCATTCTGCAGATCAGCAGCTATTGGCGCCATGGCGACACGATCGCGCTCGACCTGCTGCCCGGCACCGATGCGCGCAGCATCCTTCCCGAAGCCAAGCGTGTCCGGCCCAATGCCGAACCCCGCACGATATTGCGCGAACATTTTCCGGACCGGCTTGCCGATGTGCTGGCCGATCGCCTGGGCCTTTCGGGGCCTCTGCACGAACACCGGGACGCGACGCTTGCCGAGGCGGGCGCCCGGCTCAACCGCTGGACCCTCACCCCCAATGGCTCGGAGGGTTTCGCCAAGGCCGAGGTGACGATCGGCGGCGTGTCGACAGACGGGCTCGACCAGCGCAGCCTGATGGCCAGGAAGGTGCCCGGCCTCCATTTCATCGGCGAGGGGGTCGACGTGACCGGGTGGCTGGGCGGCTATAATTTCCAATGGGCGTGGGCGAGCGGACGGGCGGCGGGCGAAGCCGCCTGA